In the Candidatus Lernaella stagnicola genome, one interval contains:
- a CDS encoding alpha-amylase family glycosyl hydrolase translates to MVQLKHLLIVAALLGALLLPSCGEKHETKDFDAPPAAEAGQRVVIYQLVPRLFSNINENREWDGDLAANGVGKFEHIDEVALTAIKELGATHIWLTGVLQQATNTDYSHLDPPQPADDPDVLKGKAGSFYAIKDYFDICPDYALDPQNRVAEFEALVQRIHDAEMKVIIDFVPNHVARTYDSDVRPDLNFGDGDDTSLFFHPQNNFFYLVEPEGQVLSIPEPSHWPRPAGADGTVETENNDGNPPGDVPKATGNNVTSPDVSEFDWYETVKLNYGYDFTTGEAVYEPVPDTWAIMNEVLAYWQGKGVDGFRCDFAHYVPLDAWQYLVSAARERDAEVFFFAEAYYTGDGVPEFSFENMLKVGFDAVYDDSSYDAVKGIFCCGKWANDLEESLNQQTDFLKRNALHYVENHDERRIASPVVAGESPDDSGFGSYQAGMPVAATLFLMGTGPVLIYNGQEVGEEAAEAEGFGGEDGRTSIFDYGSMPRMVQWVNGYQYDGEGLEEGRRALRKFYADLIALSQQPGFSTGDFYSFNYLNKDNWRYSHGQYVYSFARYDAASGDAWLVVANFSNISHAFDLRLAKDAIAFMGMDPESGTLLFYDAFEPDKAPAHLPAKNVENQGLSVTLTPYEIEVYRIQWEKE, encoded by the coding sequence GTGGTTCAACTCAAGCACCTACTGATCGTCGCGGCGCTGCTGGGCGCGTTGCTGCTGCCAAGCTGCGGCGAAAAGCACGAGACCAAGGATTTCGACGCTCCCCCCGCGGCGGAAGCCGGGCAGCGCGTGGTGATCTACCAACTCGTGCCGCGCTTGTTCTCCAACATCAACGAAAACCGCGAGTGGGACGGCGATCTGGCCGCTAACGGCGTGGGCAAGTTCGAGCACATCGACGAGGTCGCCCTGACGGCAATCAAGGAATTGGGCGCGACGCACATCTGGCTGACCGGCGTGTTGCAGCAGGCGACGAACACCGACTACTCCCACCTCGACCCGCCGCAACCCGCCGACGACCCCGACGTGCTCAAGGGCAAGGCGGGCAGCTTCTACGCCATCAAGGACTACTTTGACATCTGCCCCGATTACGCCCTGGACCCGCAAAATCGCGTGGCCGAGTTTGAAGCGCTGGTCCAGCGCATCCACGATGCGGAGATGAAGGTCATCATCGACTTCGTGCCCAATCACGTGGCCCGCACCTATGACTCGGACGTGCGGCCCGATTTGAATTTCGGCGACGGTGACGACACGAGCTTGTTTTTCCACCCGCAGAACAATTTCTTCTATCTGGTCGAGCCGGAAGGACAAGTGCTCAGCATTCCCGAACCGAGCCACTGGCCGCGACCCGCCGGCGCCGACGGCACCGTCGAAACCGAAAACAACGACGGCAACCCGCCCGGCGACGTGCCCAAGGCGACCGGCAACAACGTGACCTCGCCGGACGTCAGCGAATTCGACTGGTACGAGACGGTCAAACTGAACTACGGCTACGACTTCACGACCGGCGAAGCGGTGTACGAACCGGTGCCCGACACCTGGGCGATCATGAACGAAGTACTCGCCTACTGGCAGGGCAAGGGCGTCGACGGCTTCCGGTGCGACTTCGCGCATTACGTGCCGCTGGACGCGTGGCAATACCTCGTGTCGGCGGCGCGGGAGCGCGACGCGGAAGTCTTCTTTTTCGCCGAGGCTTACTACACGGGCGACGGCGTGCCGGAGTTTTCTTTCGAGAACATGCTGAAGGTCGGGTTCGACGCCGTTTACGACGATAGTTCCTACGACGCGGTCAAAGGCATCTTCTGTTGCGGCAAGTGGGCCAACGACTTGGAAGAAAGCCTGAACCAGCAAACCGATTTCCTCAAACGCAACGCGCTGCACTACGTAGAGAACCACGACGAGCGGCGCATCGCCTCGCCGGTGGTGGCCGGGGAGAGCCCCGATGATTCCGGCTTCGGCAGCTACCAGGCCGGGATGCCCGTGGCGGCGACGCTCTTTCTGATGGGCACCGGGCCGGTCCTGATCTACAACGGGCAGGAAGTGGGCGAGGAGGCGGCGGAGGCTGAGGGCTTCGGCGGGGAAGACGGCCGCACGTCGATCTTCGACTACGGGTCGATGCCGCGCATGGTCCAGTGGGTCAACGGCTACCAATACGACGGCGAAGGCCTGGAGGAAGGGCGTCGCGCGCTGCGGAAGTTTTACGCCGATTTGATCGCGCTGTCGCAGCAGCCGGGTTTCTCGACGGGCGATTTCTATTCCTTCAACTACCTCAACAAAGATAATTGGCGCTACAGCCACGGCCAATACGTGTACAGCTTCGCGCGGTACGACGCCGCATCGGGCGATGCGTGGCTGGTGGTCGCCAACTTTTCCAATATCAGCCACGCGTTTGATCTGCGACTCGCCAAGGACGCGATCGCCTTCATGGGCATGGATCCCGAAAGCGGCACGCTGCTGTTTTACGACGCGTTCGAACCGGACAAGGCCCCCGCACACCTGCCGGCCAAGAACGTGGAAAACCAGGGCCTGTCGGTGACGCTGACACCCTACGAAATCGAAGTCTACCGAATCCAATGGGAGAAAGAATGA
- a CDS encoding carbohydrate porin: MRTSIFRLAMAVALVCVFAGFALAQADDPPAEPTPEPVTVAPIPEPEPPAALDQNAGAFTFGSYGRIQVTNDTEGNKGRDSNIVGHGPRLFERSYAELEFRYRLQSPVDEFGTQVLFTLALFEPYAHQDGDFNDTFAVRNLYAEAWGFIPYVPWIYLWAGSRMVRGDDIYLLDYWPLDNLNTVGGGIGANWQGIDARFHAGVNRLDNEYQFQTIEVPGKVIGSREKVMLDRQRYIGSLRLQYLWPNVYRDFGMKFVAYAEQHQIPKGERIPSALIEDEVPNYEPDSITVTAPEDDGYAVGGQIGFFGFGKDSHVNLFYRHAWDLAAYGEFGVPFGTNNDGTAKGATETVYALSANYEFHWLGVLAGGYIRKFVDADVNKYDTDDFVEGALAVRPVVFITNHLHQGFEFGYQQHYPFGLDPQTDEHEISEVFQYSAIEIVSLGRGNYKRPQFRLTYTYSTPNAAARRTYPSGDERQLKKEDHFLGFGVEWWFNSSTY; encoded by the coding sequence GTGCGAACTTCCATTTTTCGCCTTGCCATGGCCGTGGCCTTGGTGTGCGTGTTCGCTGGATTCGCTCTGGCCCAGGCCGACGATCCGCCCGCGGAGCCCACGCCGGAACCCGTGACCGTGGCACCAATTCCCGAGCCGGAGCCGCCCGCCGCGCTCGACCAGAACGCGGGCGCGTTCACCTTCGGCAGTTACGGACGCATACAGGTCACCAACGACACCGAAGGAAACAAGGGGCGCGACAGCAACATTGTCGGCCACGGTCCGCGACTGTTCGAGCGTTCCTACGCCGAGCTGGAATTCCGGTACCGCCTGCAGTCTCCGGTGGACGAGTTCGGCACACAGGTGCTGTTTACATTGGCGCTCTTCGAGCCCTACGCCCACCAGGACGGCGATTTCAACGACACCTTCGCGGTGCGCAATCTCTACGCCGAAGCGTGGGGATTCATTCCGTATGTGCCGTGGATTTACCTGTGGGCCGGTTCGCGCATGGTCCGGGGCGACGACATCTACCTGCTCGACTACTGGCCGCTGGATAACCTGAACACGGTCGGCGGCGGCATCGGCGCGAATTGGCAGGGCATCGACGCGCGTTTCCACGCGGGCGTCAATCGGTTGGACAACGAGTATCAGTTCCAAACAATTGAAGTGCCCGGCAAGGTGATCGGCTCGCGGGAAAAGGTGATGCTCGACCGGCAGCGTTACATCGGCTCGCTGCGCCTGCAGTACTTGTGGCCGAATGTGTACCGCGATTTCGGCATGAAGTTCGTCGCGTACGCCGAGCAGCACCAAATCCCCAAGGGCGAGCGCATCCCCAGCGCGTTGATCGAGGACGAAGTGCCTAACTACGAGCCGGATTCGATCACCGTCACCGCCCCGGAGGATGATGGCTACGCCGTGGGCGGGCAAATCGGTTTCTTCGGCTTCGGCAAAGACAGCCACGTGAACCTGTTCTACCGCCACGCGTGGGATTTGGCCGCGTACGGCGAGTTCGGCGTGCCCTTCGGCACCAACAACGACGGCACCGCCAAAGGGGCGACCGAAACCGTTTATGCACTCTCGGCCAACTACGAATTTCACTGGCTCGGCGTACTCGCCGGGGGATACATTCGCAAGTTCGTCGACGCCGACGTCAACAAGTACGACACCGACGACTTTGTGGAAGGGGCGCTGGCGGTGCGGCCGGTGGTGTTCATCACCAACCACCTGCATCAGGGCTTCGAATTCGGTTACCAGCAGCACTACCCCTTCGGCCTCGATCCGCAGACCGACGAGCATGAAATTTCCGAGGTGTTCCAGTACTCGGCGATCGAGATCGTCAGCCTGGGCCGCGGCAACTACAAGCGGCCCCAATTTCGCCTGACCTACACCTACAGCACGCCCAACGCGGCGGCCCGTCGCACCTATCCGTCCGGTGACGAGCGGCAACTCAAGAAGGAAGATCACTTCCTGGGCTTTGGAGTGGAATGGTGGTTCAACTCAAGCACCTACTGA
- a CDS encoding extracellular solute-binding protein: MRRLLAILVVFLCLSAVVATASPLTLWHSYRGDEQAALESLIETWNAAHPEKRVTLLAVPHEAYANKLTSAIPRGQGPDLFIFAHERVGDWARSGLLRPLDDDLTPASWDAFFPVTVDALRFQGKRYGVPLATKSVALLYNKALIDKPPATTDELVAFLETHTNPAAKRFGLAYEAGSFYHHAGWLFGFGGHIFDAEGKADLHNPGNVASVAFVADLMERKLLPAEPTGALVSQLFNEGRAALVINGPWMLGEIDPRIDYGVAPLPIVSATGKPAAPFLTVEAALVSAYAKDPAGALAVAEFLALGDGARYRLEKGKQLVAAAAVYDADDLNVDPHVLQFRAQIEHSEPMPNNPLMRSVWEPAAQALRGALRVSLSPDEAMAKAQHHLMVIARPAPPAKNPWPYIGLALLAIVAWLGWTAIRVKRAGALAQMRKSRHAYFYLLPTAVGLLLLVFIPFVVGTAVAFFSHKGGTFTFVGLANFASILAGADYAVTDPLSFYFTLAVTVMWTAVNVALHVSIGLAMAMLLRNEWLKLRGVYRVLLIVPWAVPNYITALIWKGMFHSQFGAINGLLDLLGLEPVSWFSHFWTAFAANVTTNTWLGFPFMMVVALGALQAIPKDLEEAALMDGAGPWTRFRRVILPQIRPALVPAVVLGSVWTFNMFNIIYLVSGGEPDGATEILISEAYRWAFTRQEQYGYAAAYATLIFLTLIVYSRLTRRITGGEEAA, from the coding sequence ATGAGACGACTGCTCGCCATCCTTGTTGTTTTCCTCTGTCTGTCGGCGGTCGTGGCGACGGCCTCGCCGCTCACCCTCTGGCACAGCTATCGCGGCGACGAGCAAGCCGCGCTGGAAAGCCTGATCGAAACCTGGAACGCGGCTCATCCGGAAAAGCGCGTCACCTTACTCGCCGTGCCGCACGAGGCTTACGCCAACAAGCTCACCTCGGCCATTCCGCGCGGTCAGGGTCCGGACCTGTTCATCTTCGCGCACGAGCGGGTGGGCGACTGGGCGCGCTCGGGCTTGCTGCGGCCCCTGGACGACGACCTCACGCCCGCTTCGTGGGATGCTTTTTTCCCGGTCACCGTCGACGCGCTGCGTTTTCAGGGCAAGCGTTACGGCGTGCCGCTGGCCACCAAGTCGGTCGCCCTGCTCTACAACAAGGCTTTGATCGACAAGCCCCCGGCCACCACGGACGAACTCGTCGCGTTTCTCGAAACGCACACGAATCCCGCCGCGAAGCGGTTCGGCCTGGCCTATGAGGCGGGTAGCTTCTACCACCACGCCGGTTGGCTGTTCGGTTTCGGCGGTCACATTTTCGACGCGGAGGGCAAGGCCGACCTGCACAACCCCGGCAACGTGGCTTCCGTCGCGTTCGTCGCCGACTTGATGGAGCGCAAGCTGCTGCCCGCCGAGCCGACCGGGGCGCTCGTTTCGCAGCTATTCAACGAAGGCAGGGCCGCGCTGGTGATCAACGGCCCGTGGATGCTGGGCGAAATCGACCCGCGCATCGATTACGGCGTGGCGCCGCTGCCGATCGTGTCGGCCACGGGCAAACCGGCCGCACCCTTTTTGACCGTCGAGGCCGCGCTCGTGAGCGCCTACGCCAAGGACCCGGCGGGCGCGCTGGCGGTGGCCGAGTTCCTCGCGTTGGGTGACGGCGCACGTTATCGCCTGGAAAAAGGCAAGCAGTTGGTCGCCGCCGCCGCGGTGTACGACGCCGACGACCTGAATGTCGATCCGCATGTGCTGCAGTTTCGCGCCCAGATCGAACACAGCGAGCCGATGCCCAACAACCCGCTCATGCGCTCGGTGTGGGAACCGGCCGCGCAAGCGCTACGGGGTGCCTTACGGGTTTCGCTGTCGCCCGACGAAGCGATGGCCAAAGCGCAACACCATCTCATGGTGATCGCGCGGCCCGCGCCGCCGGCGAAGAATCCGTGGCCGTACATCGGCCTCGCGCTGCTGGCGATTGTCGCGTGGTTGGGCTGGACGGCGATACGGGTCAAACGCGCCGGCGCATTGGCGCAGATGCGCAAGAGCCGACACGCGTATTTTTACTTGCTGCCGACGGCCGTCGGTTTGTTGCTGCTGGTGTTCATCCCCTTCGTCGTGGGCACCGCGGTGGCGTTTTTCTCGCACAAGGGCGGCACGTTCACCTTTGTGGGGTTGGCGAACTTCGCGAGCATCCTTGCCGGGGCCGATTACGCCGTGACCGACCCTCTATCGTTTTACTTCACACTCGCGGTGACCGTGATGTGGACCGCAGTGAACGTGGCGCTGCACGTGTCGATCGGCCTGGCGATGGCGATGCTCCTGCGCAACGAATGGCTGAAGCTGCGCGGCGTGTACCGCGTGCTGCTGATCGTGCCGTGGGCCGTGCCGAACTACATCACCGCCCTGATTTGGAAGGGCATGTTCCACAGCCAGTTCGGCGCGATCAACGGCTTGCTCGACCTGCTGGGGCTTGAGCCGGTGAGTTGGTTCTCGCATTTCTGGACGGCGTTCGCCGCCAACGTCACGACCAACACGTGGCTCGGCTTTCCGTTCATGATGGTCGTCGCCCTCGGCGCGCTGCAGGCGATCCCCAAAGACCTCGAAGAGGCCGCGCTGATGGACGGCGCCGGGCCGTGGACGCGCTTTCGCCGGGTGATTCTGCCGCAAATCAGGCCCGCGCTGGTGCCCGCCGTGGTGCTGGGCAGCGTGTGGACCTTCAACATGTTCAACATCATCTACCTAGTCTCGGGCGGCGAGCCGGACGGGGCGACGGAGATTTTGATAAGCGAGGCGTATCGCTGGGCCTTCACGCGGCAGGAGCAATACGGATACGCGGCGGCCTACGCAACGCTGATTTTTTTGACGTTGATCGTCTACTCGCGGCTGACGCGACGGATCACCGGCGGGGAGGAGGCGGCATGA
- a CDS encoding alpha/beta fold hydrolase has translation MLESRKYNVSNGAGWRLFAKRSIDPEHFNPKLRPVAAVPGYGMNSFIIGFHPGGQSMEEYLTAAGFEVWTMNLRGQDFTFSENGGRLYGIRDVARVDLPAILGHIVETTQSRRRTIDILGCSLGGTYVFAYAVLNKPNPLGNIVALGAPLRWEKVHPALRLAFCSPELLGKINMRGTRLLCRIALPLAAKIPGLLHIYLHPEIVDISQAGELVKTIEDPNPLLNREIAEWVGRKDLLIDGINISEAFREITNPLLCIQANADGVVPMATAFSALELASSTVKDTLIAGTDEIPMAHADMYISRYAQDLVFQPLAEWLLAHQG, from the coding sequence GTGCTGGAAAGCAGAAAGTACAACGTATCCAACGGCGCCGGCTGGCGTTTGTTTGCCAAGCGATCGATCGACCCCGAGCACTTCAACCCGAAACTGCGTCCCGTGGCCGCTGTCCCCGGCTACGGCATGAACTCTTTCATCATCGGCTTCCACCCGGGCGGCCAGTCGATGGAAGAGTACCTCACGGCGGCCGGTTTTGAAGTCTGGACGATGAACCTGCGGGGCCAGGATTTCACGTTCAGCGAAAACGGCGGGCGGCTGTACGGCATTCGCGACGTGGCCCGCGTCGACCTGCCGGCGATCCTCGGACACATCGTCGAGACGACCCAAAGCCGACGCCGCACGATTGATATTCTCGGTTGCAGCCTCGGCGGCACCTACGTGTTTGCGTACGCCGTGCTCAATAAGCCCAACCCGCTGGGTAACATCGTGGCCTTGGGCGCGCCGTTGCGGTGGGAGAAAGTCCACCCCGCCCTGCGACTTGCTTTTTGTTCGCCGGAGCTCTTGGGCAAAATTAACATGCGCGGTACGCGCCTGCTGTGCCGCATTGCGCTGCCGCTGGCGGCCAAGATTCCGGGGCTGCTGCACATCTACCTGCATCCGGAAATCGTCGATATCTCGCAAGCGGGCGAATTGGTCAAAACCATCGAGGACCCCAACCCGTTGCTCAACCGGGAGATCGCCGAATGGGTCGGTCGCAAGGATTTGCTCATCGACGGGATCAATATCAGCGAGGCGTTCCGCGAGATCACCAATCCGCTGCTGTGCATTCAGGCCAACGCCGACGGTGTCGTGCCGATGGCCACCGCGTTTTCGGCGCTCGAGTTGGCCTCATCGACGGTGAAGGACACGCTGATTGCCGGCACCGACGAAATTCCCATGGCGCACGCGGATATGTACATTTCGCGCTACGCGCAGGATCTCGTTTTCCAACCGCTGGCCGAATGGCTGCTGGCGCACCAGGGCTGA
- a CDS encoding alpha-amylase family glycosyl hydrolase — MMRRLLLFALPPLLTLALVALFVGCVDLTPITDQWDIGTHVGDWRDEVIYQLMVDRFDDGDKTNNYNVNAHAPAAYHGGDWQGVIDKLNYLDELGVTAIWISPVVNNVEQDAGVAGYHGYWTQSFIDVNPHFGDLAKLREMVDACHDRGIKVILDIVTNHIGQLFFYDINGNGRPDESVYGSGTNSMVTRVSEYDPDYDERGVQASTSLGEAGPAPMIWLYDPAINRVPPQPAEFQNPNWYNRMGRVWDWNNRDQVVLGDFPGGLKDIKTTNPAVREKMIEVFSYWIGAADFDGFRIDTLKHIEHGFWQTFCPGIRRFAARHGKRNFFMFGEAFDGDDALIGGYTFNNAIDSVFYFSHKFTVIDGVFKYGGPTSEIENLFNARATNYSSVPNELGPTDEDGKGIAPQKLLVNFIDNHDLSRYLYDNPNLGMLHNVLIYMFTIDGIPCLYYGTEQQFDGGNDPFNREDLWTSGFGTSNETFQIIKHLIKLRKKYLPLRRGDMQIRWSSERTGSELDAGIFAFEREYKGETVLVVVNTNDEHASVTSAAWMEGQEGNDMQTSFPQGTVLVNVFDDQDVTDDEVIVGEDGKLAVTVQPRGGKIYVRAN; from the coding sequence ATGATGCGCCGCCTGTTGCTTTTCGCTTTGCCGCCGCTGCTGACGCTGGCTCTGGTCGCTTTGTTTGTGGGCTGCGTCGACCTCACGCCGATCACCGACCAGTGGGACATCGGCACCCACGTCGGCGATTGGCGGGATGAAGTCATCTACCAACTCATGGTCGACCGCTTTGACGACGGCGATAAAACGAATAACTACAACGTCAACGCCCACGCCCCGGCCGCCTACCACGGTGGCGACTGGCAGGGCGTGATTGACAAGCTCAACTACCTCGACGAACTGGGCGTTACGGCCATCTGGATTTCGCCGGTGGTCAACAATGTCGAGCAGGACGCCGGGGTCGCCGGCTACCATGGGTACTGGACGCAGAGCTTCATCGACGTCAATCCGCATTTCGGCGACCTGGCCAAGTTGCGCGAGATGGTCGACGCCTGCCACGACCGCGGCATCAAGGTGATTCTGGACATCGTCACCAACCACATCGGCCAGCTTTTCTTCTACGACATCAACGGCAACGGGCGACCCGACGAATCCGTCTACGGCAGCGGCACGAACTCGATGGTCACGCGCGTGTCGGAGTACGACCCCGATTACGACGAGCGCGGCGTGCAAGCCAGCACCTCCCTGGGCGAGGCGGGGCCGGCGCCGATGATCTGGTTGTATGATCCGGCGATCAATCGCGTGCCGCCGCAGCCGGCGGAGTTCCAGAATCCGAACTGGTACAACCGCATGGGCCGCGTGTGGGATTGGAACAACCGCGACCAAGTCGTGCTCGGCGATTTCCCCGGCGGGCTAAAAGACATCAAGACGACCAACCCCGCCGTCCGCGAGAAGATGATCGAGGTGTTCAGCTACTGGATCGGCGCCGCCGACTTCGACGGCTTCCGCATCGACACACTCAAGCACATCGAGCACGGCTTCTGGCAAACCTTCTGCCCCGGCATCCGGCGCTTCGCCGCGCGACACGGCAAACGCAACTTCTTCATGTTCGGCGAGGCCTTCGACGGCGACGACGCGTTGATCGGCGGGTACACGTTCAACAACGCGATCGATTCGGTTTTCTATTTCTCACACAAGTTCACGGTCATCGACGGCGTGTTCAAGTACGGTGGGCCGACCTCGGAAATCGAGAATCTGTTCAATGCCCGCGCGACGAATTACTCAAGCGTCCCGAACGAACTGGGGCCGACCGACGAAGACGGCAAGGGCATCGCGCCGCAGAAGCTGTTGGTCAATTTCATCGACAACCACGACTTGTCGCGCTACCTGTACGATAATCCGAACCTCGGCATGCTGCACAACGTGCTGATCTACATGTTCACGATCGACGGCATCCCCTGCCTCTATTACGGCACTGAGCAGCAATTCGACGGCGGCAACGACCCCTTCAACCGCGAGGATCTGTGGACGAGCGGTTTCGGCACGAGCAACGAGACCTTCCAGATTATCAAACACCTGATCAAGCTGCGCAAAAAATACCTGCCCCTGCGGCGCGGCGACATGCAGATTCGCTGGTCGAGCGAGCGCACCGGCAGCGAACTCGATGCAGGCATTTTCGCCTTCGAGCGCGAATACAAAGGCGAGACGGTGCTGGTCGTCGTCAACACGAACGACGAGCACGCAAGCGTCACCAGCGCGGCGTGGATGGAAGGGCAGGAAGGCAACGATATGCAAACGAGCTTCCCGCAGGGCACGGTGTTGGTCAACGTGTTCGACGATCAAGACGTGACCGACGACGAGGTGATCGTCGGCGAAGACGGCAAGCTGGCGGTCACCGTGCAGCCCCGCGGGGGGAAAATCTACGTGCGGGCCAACTAA
- the ugpC gene encoding sn-glycerol-3-phosphate ABC transporter ATP-binding protein UgpC: protein MTEDKAAAFIELRDVVKAYGDNVILQGIDLGIRRGEFLVLVGPSGCGKSTLLRCIAGLEEITSGSLFIDGRLSNRVHPKDRDLAMVFQSYALYPHLTVEENLGFSLSVRKMPKDEVRRLVAETAERLGLSPLLSRYPKQLSGGQRQRVAVGRAIVRQPNAFLFDEPLSNLDAALRSLMRVELKKLHRDLATTMIYVTHDQVEAMTLADRIVVLEGGIIQQIGTPGDLFNTPANRFVAHFIGSPPMNFFPATFDAGAATATAPGLSLTLPDAYRALHNAPSEVIVGVRPAGLQLDGDGGAVEGVVEVVEPVGGESYVHVRVGESPCVAQIDAAAAARLTPEREVTFRVAPAQVYLFDRHTEAAIRPS, encoded by the coding sequence ATGACGGAGGACAAAGCGGCGGCGTTCATCGAACTGCGGGATGTCGTCAAGGCCTACGGCGATAACGTCATCCTCCAGGGCATCGACCTGGGCATCCGGCGCGGCGAGTTTCTGGTGCTCGTGGGGCCCTCGGGCTGCGGCAAATCGACACTGCTGCGCTGCATCGCCGGGCTGGAGGAAATCACGTCCGGCTCGCTGTTCATCGACGGCCGTCTCAGCAACCGCGTACACCCGAAAGACCGTGACCTGGCGATGGTCTTTCAATCCTACGCCCTCTACCCGCACCTGACGGTCGAGGAAAACCTCGGCTTTTCGCTCTCGGTACGCAAGATGCCCAAGGATGAAGTCCGCCGGCTCGTCGCGGAGACCGCCGAGCGGCTGGGCCTGTCGCCCCTGCTGAGTCGCTACCCCAAGCAGCTCTCCGGCGGGCAGCGGCAACGCGTCGCGGTCGGGCGCGCCATCGTCCGCCAACCCAACGCGTTCCTTTTCGACGAACCCTTGTCGAACCTCGACGCGGCGCTGCGCAGTTTGATGCGCGTCGAACTCAAGAAGCTGCACCGCGACCTGGCCACGACGATGATTTACGTCACCCACGATCAGGTCGAGGCGATGACGCTAGCCGACCGCATCGTCGTGCTGGAAGGCGGCATCATCCAGCAGATCGGCACGCCGGGCGACCTTTTCAACACCCCGGCCAACCGCTTCGTGGCGCACTTTATCGGCAGCCCGCCGATGAATTTCTTCCCCGCAACCTTTGACGCAGGCGCCGCGACGGCGACCGCGCCCGGCTTGTCGCTGACTTTGCCCGATGCCTATCGCGCCCTACACAATGCGCCCTCCGAAGTAATCGTCGGCGTGCGGCCCGCCGGTCTCCAACTCGACGGCGACGGCGGGGCAGTGGAAGGCGTGGTGGAGGTCGTTGAGCCGGTAGGGGGCGAATCCTACGTTCACGTGCGCGTCGGCGAGTCACCGTGCGTCGCCCAAATCGACGCCGCGGCGGCCGCCCGGCTGACGCCCGAGCGGGAAGTCACCTTTCGCGTGGCCCCGGCGCAGGTTTATCTTTTCGATCGCCACACAGAGGCCGCGATTCGTCCGTCATGA
- a CDS encoding sugar ABC transporter permease, whose protein sequence is MNAPRAWTSFLLNAALTLVCLVTLYPVLWVIKMALTPSQAFSLSANPLPRHFYLGNFTDLILARDMAGHWLFAHQLFNSVAVSLATTLIGVTLATTAAYAFSRFVFPGRKAGMTMLLVTQMFPGVVMAIPLYILMQKLHLLNSLTGMALVYSTTAIPFCVWMLKGYFDTIPKDLEEAAVMDGMGRFAIFTKIVLPLARPAIVVTALFSFMTAWNEFILAATFLSEETMFTLPVALQRYVGDYSTEWGRFAAGAILVSVPVMALFFALQRHLVGGLTAGGVKG, encoded by the coding sequence ATGAACGCGCCCCGCGCCTGGACATCCTTTTTGCTCAACGCCGCGCTGACGCTGGTTTGCCTGGTCACGCTTTATCCGGTGCTGTGGGTGATCAAGATGGCGCTGACGCCGTCCCAGGCGTTTTCGCTGTCGGCCAATCCCCTGCCGCGGCATTTCTACCTGGGCAATTTTACGGACCTGATTTTGGCGCGCGACATGGCGGGGCACTGGTTGTTCGCGCATCAACTTTTCAACAGCGTGGCGGTCTCGTTGGCTACGACGTTGATCGGCGTGACGCTGGCGACCACCGCGGCGTATGCCTTTTCGCGTTTCGTGTTTCCGGGGCGCAAGGCCGGGATGACAATGCTGCTGGTGACGCAGATGTTCCCGGGCGTCGTGATGGCCATCCCGCTTTACATCCTGATGCAGAAGCTGCACCTGCTCAATTCGCTGACCGGCATGGCGCTGGTGTATTCCACGACGGCGATTCCCTTTTGCGTCTGGATGCTCAAAGGCTACTTCGATACGATTCCCAAGGATCTGGAAGAAGCCGCCGTGATGGACGGCATGGGCCGCTTTGCGATTTTCACGAAGATCGTGCTGCCCCTGGCCCGCCCGGCGATCGTGGTGACGGCGCTGTTTAGTTTCATGACGGCGTGGAACGAGTTCATCTTGGCGGCCACCTTCTTATCGGAAGAAACCATGTTCACGCTGCCGGTCGCGTTGCAGCGTTACGTCGGCGACTACTCGACCGAATGGGGCCGCTTCGCGGCGGGCGCGATTTTGGTGTCGGTACCGGTGATGGCGTTGTTTTTCGCCCTCCAACGGCACCTCGTGGGAGGCCTGACGGCAGGCGGCGTTAAGGGATAA